AAGATATCGGAATTGCCGGTAGTTGAAGATATATTCATTCACCCTGATATGGGTGACGGGGGAACAGCCTTAGGAGGAGCGTTTGTTGTCTGGGCAGAGGAGTTACAAAAGAAAGGTTGGAAATTTATGCCTTTCAAGATACATGATGTTTATTTTGGTCCAGAGTATTCTAATGAAGAAATAAAGACGATTTTGGAAGAATTTAATTTAAAGTATAATTATTATGAAAATATAGAAGAAGTTATTGCCCGCTATATTGCAGATAAATATATTGTAGGTCGTTTTAGCGGAAGAATGGAGTATGGACCGCGTGCGCTTGGGAATAGGAGTATCCTGGTAGAGTCTACAGATGTTACGGTAAACGATTGGCTGAATAAAAGATTGTGCAGGACGGAATTTATGCCTTTTGCTCCGGTTATACTTTCTGACGAAACTAACGATTTCTTTAACAAGTTTTATAAATCAGAACATGCAGCAGATTTTATGACTATTACGTTTGATGCCACAGAAAAGTGTGTTAAACTTGCACCGGCAATTTGTCATGTAGATAAAACAGCCCGTCCGCAGGTAATTTCTCCGGATATAAATGCAAGTTATTTTAAAATAATAGAAGAATATAAAAAAATAACAGGATTACCACTATTGATAAATACAAGTTTTAATGCACATGAAGAGCCGATAATTTGCACGCCTGCAGATGCGATAAAATCTTTTTTAAGAAAAAATGTGGATATCTTGGCAATCGGTAATTATATTGTAGAAAGTAAATATAAAAGATTTATATGAATAAAAAAATTAAAATTATAAGTGTTGTTGGTGCAAGACCGAATTTTATGAAAATTGCTCCGTTATCTGCTGAATTTGCAAAAAGAGCGGATAAAATAGAGCATATTTTAGTTCATACCGGTCAGCATTATGACAGGTCAATGGATAAAATATTTTTCGAAGAGTTAAATTTGCCAAAACCTCATATTAATCTCGGGATTGGTTCGGCATCACACGCGGTTCAAACAGCAAAAATAATGATTGGTTTTGAAAAAGTATGTCTTAAATATCTTCCAGACTGGATAGTTGTAGTTGGAGATGTAAATTCTACGATGGCTTGTTCATTAGTAGCAAGTAAAATGGGAATAAAAGTAGCGCACGTTGAGGCGGGTCTCCGCAGTTTTGACATGAGTATGCCCGAGGAAATAAACCGGGTAGTAACTGATTCAATTTCTGATTTACTGTTTACACCTTCTCCTGATGCAAATGCAAATCTGCTTCGCGAGGGAATTGATAAGAAAAAAATTAAAATGGTTGGAAACATAATGATTGATACTCTAATTGCAAATTTGGACAAGGCACTGGCGCAGAAAACACACTTGAAGATGGATCTAAAGGAAAAATATTTTGTTTATGTCACACTTCATCGTCCGAATAATGTTGATAGTAAGGAAAATCTGGGAAAAATTGTAAAAGAGCTGGTTTATCTTTCAGGTAAAATACCTGTTGTATTTGCTGTCCACCCGCGTACAAAGAAAAATATGTTAAAGTTTAGTTTAATGGATAAATTGAAAAATAGTCGCAATATTATACTTGCGGAACCGCTGGGATATCACGATTCTATTTGCCTTACTAAAAATGCAAGATTTATTTTGACGGATTCCGGAGGTATTCAGGAAGAAACAACTTTTTTAAAGGTTCCTTGCCTTACAATAAGACCTTCCACGGAACGGCCTGTTACTATTACTGAAGGAACTAATAAGTTAACTAATATTGATGAATTACAGAAAAATATGAGTGATTTATTAAGTAAAATGACTCCTAAAAAGAGTAAAATTCCAAAATTTTGGGATGGCAAGACAGCAAAAAGGATTGTCGATATATTATTTATATATTATTCTGCTTTATCATTGAAAAGGCATTAGTAAAAAGATATAATTAACAATTCAGGGAAATAATATTCAAAAGGAGATTTAAGCATTCATGATTAAAAAATATTGTAAGTTGTTAAGTGTTTTGGTAGTTACAGTTGTTTTATTTCTATCTGTAAATAACTATATTACAGCAAAACCAGTCAAAAGTGATGAAGTTAAGTTAGATTTATTGGTCGGTAAAGATAATTGGTTTCTTATGGAACCTTTAACTGAAAGTTGGAAAATACATGGGATTTCCTTACTTCTTGAGAGTGATAATTATAAATCAAAAAACCCAATGGAGATAAAAGTATATCAAATATTGCAGTCAACAATTAGTTTAAATAGTCTGATAATAAATGAGGTGATGGAAGTTAAAGTTTTTCCTAAGGATCTAAATAGGAAGAGATATTATACAGTATTTTTTGGAGATCATGAATATAAAGAGAAAAAATATAAATCATTTCTCGCAGAACCAACCGATAGATTCGTTGTAAACATAAAAGTAAAACAGGCGGTGTCGATTTATTTGGCATCAGATTCAAAAGATAAATCTAATAAGGTTATAGAACAAAATAAATTACTAATAAAGAATTTTGCAAGTGTTAAAAAAGATACAGAATTAAATAATAACGCATATATAAAGTGGGTAACAGCGCCAATTTGGGGGCATATAGCTGGAACGATACTAAGTGCGATGGAGAAACCGTACAATTTTATAACACCGTTCATATATTTAATACTTTATGTAATAATAGCTATAATTATATTAGGTTTTGTCTTTTATGGTAAGAATTTATTTTTAGATATAGAGAAGTTTAACATATTTAAAGTAATATTGACGACCAATGTAATATTAGTGATGCTATATTTTGCAACAGTATGTACAGGTTTTATCGGTGGTGATAATTACGAGATACAGCTAGCTCAATACTTGTATCAGGATGTACATTTTCCCGGATATCCGATAATGATATTTTTGGGTTATTGGTTCGGTAAGTTAATGCCTGTGGGCAATTTTATGTATAAGGCGAATTTATTCGGAGTGTTTTGTTCGAGTATCGGGATAAGTTTTTTTGCAGGGGCATTATACAATTATACAAAACATAAAACATCAGCAATGTTAATAGCACTCGTAATGGCGACAACCCAGACGGTGTGGAATTACAGTGTGGTTGCGCAAGATTATTCGGTATCAATATTATTTCAATGTTTAATATTATTTGCAATAATAAATTTACAAAATGAATCTGACTATAAGTCATATTTCAATTTGATAGTTTTTGCTTTTTTAGCGCCGATAGCTCATATGACAAATGCAATGAGTTCGCTTTTTATTATGATTTTGGCGACAATATGGTATTGGAAAACACACAGATTTAATTTAAAGAAAATAGTAGACATTGTTTTATCTTTAAGCTTAGTATTTATTGTTTTATATACTCCATTGATTTTAAAGGAAAGTCCTAATTATTATGCTCGGGTTGTATTTAAAACTAAAGAAGAAATTACAATTAACAGGAACAATTTAAAAATATTTTTTGGATATATTACAGGTAATGCTCCTCAAATGAAAGCGAGTAATGGGTTTGTAAACCTTGTTAAAAATGCTGGAATTATGCCCACTATCAGATCTCATTTTCATACATATCGAAAACTATTAAATTACGGATATGGTTACTTGTATGCTATTATAGGTGGGTTGGGTCTGTTTATATTGCTGATATATAAGAAAAGTAGCATAATTACTTGGTATCTGTTGATTGCATTATTTAGTAATATATTATTTAGTTGTACTGATATATCATATCTTAAACTTCCAAAAGGTGACAATATACTAACAGGTCATCAACTCCCATCAATAATTATATTGTCTTTTAGTATCGTAGGCATAGTTATTTCTATTTTAAGAAAACGGATTATAGAAGAGCAAAAAGTCCGAAATAAACTACAATACTTATGGATTTTTGTGAAGAAGAATAATATGAAAATATTTTTGGTATTTCTTGTGACATCGATTTCCTGGAATATAATAATAAATTATCGTTTATGCGATTATCGCAGCCGCGATGATTGGGAAAAAATGATGTCTTTCTATCGCAATGAGCTAATACCGGGTACTACCGTAAGGACACATATGTACGAAGAACATGTTTTGGGGATATTTCACAGGCTTGAATATACCCGTCGTGATACAGGTGATGATAGATTTAGCGGTTGTCTAAGTTCGCAAACAATATCTTTAAATTCAGAGTATGTTTTACCGGCATTTTTAGATTCAAAGAATCGAGAAAAGGAATCTTCAATGTTTTACATAACTGATAAAGAGATTGATAAATATTTTAATTTAGTTCCTGTGTTTACAAAATATCATTTGAGGTTTATATTGGGAGATATAGCTAATTTACAATTATATCAAGGTTTTAAAGATAGGCAATTGTACTATGCGCTTCCAAAGAGAACAATGGCTGGTGTAAATCCGTCATGGCAAGAGATAACAGCAGTGAATTACAATAAATATAAAAGTATATTTATAAACAACTGGGAAGCGACACCGCTTGGAATACGGCCTAATGATATAGGGTGGGTATCAAATATTCTAATATATAAACCTAAAAGGAAAAAAATAAAGCAAGTTGTAATGCGGTTTGTGGTGACATTAAATCCGGAGAACAAACCTGGTAACATCAATAAGGTAGATATGGCATTTTATCTAAATAATGTTGTGATAAAGGAAAGACGTGTAATGTCCGGCAGGAAAGAGGAGATAAGAATAGAAGTACCAGTGAGTGAATTAAGTAGGCAATACAATTTTCTTTCAGTAGTCCCTTTTTACAATGGTGTAAATTGTTGGTATCCGACACCTTTATATCCGTTACCAAAAGGTGAATATCCATATCTAATTGAGAGTTTTAGTATAATTGAACAATAGGAGGAAGACAGATGGGTCGGTATGATGCAACTTGTAAGATATGTAACAAGAACCAAAAGTTTATTTTTGAGTATCATAAATATGTTTATTGTAGATGTGTAAATTGTGGTTTAGTTTCAACTTATCCCTTACCGGATGATATAACAATTGAAACACATTATGCAAAGAAATTTATAGAGGGTAATTATCAGTTACTTAGAGAATATTCAGATCAATATATATTTATATATAAGGGTTTTGTTAATGTTCTTGAATCTGAACTTAGGAAACATGGATTAAAACTTCCGGGTTTAAGCGTATTAGATGTGGGTTGTTTTACCGGGGAATTTTTATATCTTCTTCGTGAACGCGGAGCTGATGTTTATGGGTTGGAATTACAGACAGAAGCAGTAGAAATAGCCAATGAAAAATTATCAGGCCGTGTTTTGAAAGCAGATGTTTATGAAAATATTTTTCCAAAAAAACAATTTGATATTATAACTCTTTTAGGAGTGGTTGAACATGTGTTAGATCCGGCTAAATTACTTAATCGTTCATCCGAACTTTTAAAACCGGGTGGAATATTGCTAATACAAACTCCCAATAGTGCTTCGCTTTTTGCGAAAATTATGGGCAAATTGTGGCCGCCGTTCGCACCGGTAGAGCATATACATATATTTACAAAAAAGAGTATAAAGCTGAAATTAAAAGAACTGGGTTTTGAAAATATTTCTTTTAATATGCATATAAAAAAATTACCGGTTTCATATGTTTTCACTATGTTGCAAAATTTCGGTCCGGAGTTTTATCGTATATTTAAACCGATATATAAATGTTTGCCAAAATATATTACGGATATTTCACTGCCTTTCTTTATAGGGGAAATGATAGTAAAAGCCCATAAAAAAAGCTGAGGTATGAAATAAAGCGTTAAGAAGGTTATGTAATATGGATATAAATAAAGATAGTAAAAAAATCAGTTTTTGTATAGTTGTTCCTATGTATAATGAGGAATCAAATGCAGAAAAATGTGTAACTACTATACATGATTTTATCAGCAAGTTAAGTTATAAAACTGCGTTAATAGCTGTGAATGATGGTAGTAAAGACAAGACCGGTGATATTTTAAAAAATATATCAACTAAACTGAATAAGTTCATTATAGAGACACATGAAAAGAACAAAGGTTATGGGTCTGCTAATCTTACCGGTGCCAAACGTGCATTTAAGGAAGGCTATGATTATGCACTATTCATGGATGCTGACCTTACACAAAATGTTAGTTATATTTACCCATTTATTGAA
This genomic interval from Elusimicrobiota bacterium contains the following:
- the wecB gene encoding UDP-N-acetylglucosamine 2-epimerase (non-hydrolyzing), which translates into the protein MNKKIKIISVVGARPNFMKIAPLSAEFAKRADKIEHILVHTGQHYDRSMDKIFFEELNLPKPHINLGIGSASHAVQTAKIMIGFEKVCLKYLPDWIVVVGDVNSTMACSLVASKMGIKVAHVEAGLRSFDMSMPEEINRVVTDSISDLLFTPSPDANANLLREGIDKKKIKMVGNIMIDTLIANLDKALAQKTHLKMDLKEKYFVYVTLHRPNNVDSKENLGKIVKELVYLSGKIPVVFAVHPRTKKNMLKFSLMDKLKNSRNIILAEPLGYHDSICLTKNARFILTDSGGIQEETTFLKVPCLTIRPSTERPVTITEGTNKLTNIDELQKNMSDLLSKMTPKKSKIPKFWDGKTAKRIVDILFIYYSALSLKRH
- a CDS encoding DUF2723 domain-containing protein produces the protein MIKKYCKLLSVLVVTVVLFLSVNNYITAKPVKSDEVKLDLLVGKDNWFLMEPLTESWKIHGISLLLESDNYKSKNPMEIKVYQILQSTISLNSLIINEVMEVKVFPKDLNRKRYYTVFFGDHEYKEKKYKSFLAEPTDRFVVNIKVKQAVSIYLASDSKDKSNKVIEQNKLLIKNFASVKKDTELNNNAYIKWVTAPIWGHIAGTILSAMEKPYNFITPFIYLILYVIIAIIILGFVFYGKNLFLDIEKFNIFKVILTTNVILVMLYFATVCTGFIGGDNYEIQLAQYLYQDVHFPGYPIMIFLGYWFGKLMPVGNFMYKANLFGVFCSSIGISFFAGALYNYTKHKTSAMLIALVMATTQTVWNYSVVAQDYSVSILFQCLILFAIINLQNESDYKSYFNLIVFAFLAPIAHMTNAMSSLFIMILATIWYWKTHRFNLKKIVDIVLSLSLVFIVLYTPLILKESPNYYARVVFKTKEEITINRNNLKIFFGYITGNAPQMKASNGFVNLVKNAGIMPTIRSHFHTYRKLLNYGYGYLYAIIGGLGLFILLIYKKSSIITWYLLIALFSNILFSCTDISYLKLPKGDNILTGHQLPSIIILSFSIVGIVISILRKRIIEEQKVRNKLQYLWIFVKKNNMKIFLVFLVTSISWNIIINYRLCDYRSRDDWEKMMSFYRNELIPGTTVRTHMYEEHVLGIFHRLEYTRRDTGDDRFSGCLSSQTISLNSEYVLPAFLDSKNREKESSMFYITDKEIDKYFNLVPVFTKYHLRFILGDIANLQLYQGFKDRQLYYALPKRTMAGVNPSWQEITAVNYNKYKSIFINNWEATPLGIRPNDIGWVSNILIYKPKRKKIKQVVMRFVVTLNPENKPGNINKVDMAFYLNNVVIKERRVMSGRKEEIRIEVPVSELSRQYNFLSVVPFYNGVNCWYPTPLYPLPKGEYPYLIESFSIIEQ
- a CDS encoding class I SAM-dependent methyltransferase — encoded protein: MGRYDATCKICNKNQKFIFEYHKYVYCRCVNCGLVSTYPLPDDITIETHYAKKFIEGNYQLLREYSDQYIFIYKGFVNVLESELRKHGLKLPGLSVLDVGCFTGEFLYLLRERGADVYGLELQTEAVEIANEKLSGRVLKADVYENIFPKKQFDIITLLGVVEHVLDPAKLLNRSSELLKPGGILLIQTPNSASLFAKIMGKLWPPFAPVEHIHIFTKKSIKLKLKELGFENISFNMHIKKLPVSYVFTMLQNFGPEFYRIFKPIYKCLPKYITDISLPFFIGEMIVKAHKKS